In Actinomycetota bacterium, the following are encoded in one genomic region:
- the smpB gene encoding SsrA-binding protein SmpB, with translation MPKAAEQGQRVVATNRRARFDYEILERLEAGIVLTGSEVKSLRLGRASLSEAFARVDGNELWLENMHIPPYEQGEKRGYDPKRRRKLLLHRNEIDRLLGKTAEKGLALVPIRVYFAHGLAKVEIGLGRGKRAYEKRQATLEREHRREMERATSRRR, from the coding sequence AGGGCCAGCGCGTCGTCGCCACCAACCGCCGGGCCCGGTTCGATTACGAGATCCTGGAACGGCTGGAGGCCGGCATCGTGCTGACCGGCTCCGAGGTGAAGTCCCTTCGGCTGGGCCGAGCATCGCTGTCGGAGGCGTTCGCCCGGGTGGACGGCAACGAGCTGTGGCTCGAGAACATGCACATCCCGCCGTATGAGCAGGGCGAGAAGCGGGGCTACGACCCCAAGCGGCGGCGCAAGCTCCTGTTGCACCGCAACGAGATCGACCGGCTGTTGGGCAAGACCGCGGAGAAGGGCCTGGCCCTGGTGCCGATCCGGGTGTACTTCGCGCACGGGCTGGCCAAGGTCGAGATCGGCCTGGGGCGCGGGAAGCGGGCCTACGAGAAGCGCCAGGCCACGCTGGAGCGTGAGCACCGCCGCGAGATGGAGCGGGCGACCTCCCGCCGGCGCTGA